From a region of the Pectobacterium aquaticum genome:
- a CDS encoding AAA family ATPase, with product MNESGNTKRLQGRITEVTIRGFRSLRDIDKLQLPQLTVLIGANGVGKSGFIRFFEMLGWMLRAQNLQEFVLRQGGGDDQFFMGSRRTPSINAEVRIETDIGFNDYQFELSHLSAGDTLMVTREAYRYSAKQKTTQAKWTNLNTVSKESALPDQQNPTARTIYGLLRQCYTYQFHDTSANAFIRQNWDISDCVRLRSDGGNLAAVLLDLQTNEHVRYKQIVRQIQRVLPHFADFVLEPNAGKVLLRWKSNTSDKMFGAHLTSDGSLRLFCLLTLLSLSNERLPNVLFFDEPELGLHPHAIVLVSEMMKRVSQSRQIFIATQSPYMVDCFDLENIIVAETKNGATQLRNLQRAQYQEWLDDDYLLSDIWLKSPIGESE from the coding sequence ATGAATGAATCAGGGAATACTAAGCGCTTACAAGGACGTATCACGGAAGTGACAATTCGGGGATTCCGGAGTTTGCGTGATATAGATAAGTTGCAGTTGCCTCAGTTGACGGTGCTGATTGGAGCAAATGGCGTTGGGAAATCTGGCTTTATCCGTTTTTTTGAGATGCTAGGCTGGATGTTAAGAGCGCAGAATTTGCAAGAGTTTGTGCTACGGCAAGGTGGAGGAGACGATCAATTTTTTATGGGTTCTCGTCGTACACCCTCAATTAATGCTGAAGTGAGAATTGAGACTGATATTGGGTTTAATGACTACCAGTTTGAACTTTCTCATTTGTCTGCTGGTGATACCTTAATGGTTACTCGGGAGGCTTATCGTTATTCAGCCAAACAGAAAACTACGCAAGCTAAATGGACGAATTTGAACACAGTAAGTAAAGAGTCTGCATTGCCTGATCAGCAGAACCCTACTGCGCGAACTATTTATGGGTTGTTGCGACAATGCTATACCTATCAGTTTCATGATACCTCTGCTAATGCGTTTATTCGCCAAAATTGGGATATTTCAGACTGTGTTCGTTTGCGCTCAGACGGCGGTAATCTTGCTGCTGTTCTATTAGACTTGCAGACAAACGAACATGTCCGCTACAAGCAAATCGTTCGTCAGATTCAGAGAGTGCTTCCCCACTTTGCTGATTTTGTACTGGAACCCAATGCGGGAAAAGTTTTATTACGTTGGAAGAGTAATACCAGCGATAAAATGTTTGGTGCACACTTGACTTCTGACGGTTCATTAAGATTATTTTGCTTGCTGACTTTGCTCAGTTTATCAAACGAACGATTACCTAATGTGCTGTTTTTTGATGAACCAGAATTGGGGTTGCATCCCCATGCAATTGTTCTGGTCTCTGAAATGATGAAGCGAGTTTCTCAGTCTCGGCAAATATTTATTGCAACACAATCGCCTTATATGGTTGATTGTTTTGACTTGGAGAATATTATTGTTGCTGAAACTAAGAATGGGGCAACACAACTACGAAACTTGCAGCGTGCTCAATATCAGGAATGGTTGGATGATGATTATTTACTCTCAGATATTTGGTTAAAATCCCCAATTGGAGAGAGTGAATGA
- the glgP gene encoding glycogen phosphorylase: MNSPFIYTSPTISVEALKHSIAYKLMFSVGKDPSIANKHDWLNATLLAVRDRMVERWLRSNRAQLSQDVRQVYYLSMEFLLGRTLSNALLAMGLYDDLKAALDGMGLELDDLLQEENDPGLGNGGLGRLAACFLDSLATMALPGRGYGIRYEYGMFKQNIVNGRQAESPDYWLEYGNAWEFPRHSTRYKVRFGGRIQQEGSKLRWLETEEVIACAYDQIIPGFDTDATNTLRLWGAQASNEINLGKFNQGDYFAAVEDKNHSENVSRVLYPDDSTYSGRELRLRQEYFLVSATVQDILSRHWMMHKTYANLAEKFAIHLNDTHPVLAIPELMRLLIDEHKFKWIEAWTVVRKVFSYTNHTLMQEALETWPVDMLGKILPRHLQLIFEINEHFLEYVQKEVPDDNELLARVSIIDENHGRKIRMAWLAVVASHKVNGVSELHSDLMVQSLFADFARLFPNRFCNKTNGVTPRRWLALANPSLSRLLDDTIGHNWRTDLSQLSELKQHIDYPAFVQKISKVKLKNKVRLATYMAETLNIVVNPESLFDVQIKRIHEYKRQLLNVLHVITLYNRIKDDPEVERVPRVVIFAGKAASAYYMAKHIINLINDVAKVINNDPALHDRLKVVFIPNYSVSLAQLIIPAADLSEQISLAGTEASGTSNMKFALNGALTIGTLDGANVEMLEHIGEENMFIFGNTADQVEALRKNGYNPRQYYDQDEELHRVLTQIATGVFSPDDSRRYSDLFDSLVNFGDYYQLLADYRSYVDTQDRVDELYENKDEWARCAVQNIANMGYFSSDRTIGEYAEDIWNIKPIRL, translated from the coding sequence ATGAACTCGCCGTTTATCTATACTTCACCAACGATCAGTGTGGAAGCGCTGAAACACTCTATTGCTTATAAGCTCATGTTTAGCGTAGGGAAAGATCCTTCCATTGCGAATAAACATGACTGGCTGAATGCCACGCTGCTGGCCGTGCGTGACCGGATGGTGGAGCGATGGCTGCGCTCGAATCGGGCACAGCTTTCGCAGGATGTGCGGCAGGTCTATTACCTGTCGATGGAATTTTTGCTGGGGCGGACGTTGTCGAACGCGCTGCTGGCGATGGGACTGTATGACGATCTGAAGGCCGCGCTGGATGGCATGGGGCTGGAACTGGACGATCTGCTACAGGAAGAAAACGATCCCGGCTTAGGGAACGGCGGTCTGGGGCGTCTGGCCGCCTGTTTCCTGGATTCGCTGGCGACGATGGCGCTGCCGGGGCGCGGCTACGGCATTCGCTACGAATACGGTATGTTCAAACAGAATATCGTTAACGGCAGACAGGCGGAATCGCCCGACTACTGGCTGGAATACGGTAATGCGTGGGAATTCCCGCGCCACAGCACGCGCTACAAAGTGCGCTTCGGTGGCCGAATCCAGCAGGAAGGTAGCAAGTTACGTTGGCTTGAAACGGAAGAAGTGATTGCCTGTGCCTACGACCAAATCATTCCCGGTTTTGATACGGATGCCACCAATACTTTGCGTCTGTGGGGCGCGCAGGCCAGTAACGAAATCAACCTGGGTAAATTTAATCAGGGTGACTATTTTGCGGCGGTGGAAGATAAAAACCACTCGGAAAACGTGTCGCGCGTGCTGTATCCCGATGATTCCACCTATTCTGGCCGTGAGCTTCGCCTACGTCAGGAGTATTTTCTGGTTTCCGCGACGGTGCAGGACATTCTCAGTCGGCATTGGATGATGCATAAAACCTATGCCAATCTGGCGGAAAAATTTGCCATCCACCTGAACGATACGCACCCGGTGCTGGCCATCCCAGAGCTCATGCGCTTGCTGATCGATGAGCATAAATTCAAGTGGATAGAGGCGTGGACGGTGGTGAGAAAAGTCTTCTCCTACACCAATCATACGCTGATGCAGGAAGCGCTGGAAACCTGGCCGGTTGATATGCTGGGTAAAATCCTGCCGCGCCATCTGCAATTGATTTTCGAAATTAACGAACATTTTCTGGAGTACGTCCAGAAAGAAGTCCCTGATGACAACGAGCTGTTGGCGCGGGTTTCCATCATTGATGAAAACCACGGGCGTAAAATACGTATGGCGTGGCTGGCCGTGGTTGCCAGCCATAAGGTGAACGGTGTATCGGAGCTGCATTCGGATCTGATGGTGCAATCTCTGTTTGCCGATTTCGCCCGTCTCTTCCCCAACCGTTTCTGCAATAAAACCAACGGTGTGACGCCGCGGCGCTGGCTAGCGCTGGCCAACCCATCGCTCTCTAGGCTGTTGGATGACACCATTGGCCACAACTGGCGCACCGATCTGAGCCAATTGAGCGAACTGAAACAACACATCGATTATCCCGCATTTGTGCAGAAAATCAGCAAGGTGAAGCTGAAGAACAAAGTGCGCTTAGCGACCTATATGGCGGAAACCCTGAATATTGTGGTTAACCCGGAATCGCTGTTTGATGTGCAGATTAAGCGTATTCACGAATACAAGCGGCAACTGCTGAACGTGTTGCACGTCATCACACTCTATAACCGCATTAAGGATGACCCCGAGGTCGAGCGTGTGCCGCGTGTTGTCATTTTTGCGGGTAAAGCCGCATCAGCCTATTACATGGCGAAGCACATTATTAACTTGATCAACGACGTCGCGAAGGTGATCAACAACGATCCGGCATTGCACGATCGGCTGAAAGTCGTCTTCATTCCCAACTACAGCGTGAGTCTGGCACAGTTGATCATCCCAGCGGCGGATCTCTCTGAACAGATCTCGCTGGCGGGGACGGAAGCCTCCGGAACCAGCAATATGAAGTTTGCTCTTAACGGCGCGCTGACGATTGGCACGCTGGATGGGGCGAATGTCGAAATGCTGGAACATATTGGCGAAGAGAACATGTTCATCTTCGGCAACACGGCCGATCAGGTCGAAGCGCTGCGTAAGAACGGCTACAACCCACGGCAATATTACGATCAGGATGAGGAGCTGCACCGCGTGCTGACGCAAATCGCCACGGGAGTTTTCAGCCCTGATGATAGCCGACGCTACAGCGATCTGTTTGATTCACTGGTGAATTTTGGCGATTACTACCAGCTACTGGCGGACTATCGCAGCTATGTGGATACGCAGGATCGGGTGGATGAGCTGTATGAGAACAAGGACGAATGGGCGCGCTGTGCCGTCCAGAATATTGCTAATATGGGCTATTTCTCGTCCGACCGCACCATCGGCGAATATGCAGAAGATATCTGGAATATCAAACCGATACGGTTGTGA
- the glgA gene encoding glycogen synthase GlgA, with amino-acid sequence MRVLHVCSELFPLLKTGGLADVAGALPGAQIAAGMDARVILPAFPDLKKGVANLQVVRELDTFAGHVTLLFGHFNGVGIYLIDVPELYERAGSPYHDPALYAYADNYLRFALLGWMGSEMACGLDRYWRPDVVHAHDWHAGLTCAYLAARNRPAKSVFTVHNLAYQGLFDARHMPNIHLPSDFFQVYGLEFYGQISYLKAGLYYADHITTVSPTYAHEITLPAYGYGMEGLLKTREEEGRLSGILNGVDETIWNPAHDPLLTSHYSRDALADKAANKRHLQTAMGLKVDDKAPVFAIVSRLTSQKGLDIALSAVPDLLEQGGQLVVLGAGDADLQEGFLAAAAEYHGQVGVQIGYHESFSHRIIGGADVIMVPSRFEPCGLTQLYGLKYGTLPLVRRTGGLADTVSDCSLENLADGLASGFVFNDCSVGSLSRAIRRVFVLWSRPTLWRYVQRQAMAMDFGWQVSAQAYGALYQRLYTH; translated from the coding sequence ATGCGGGTCTTACATGTTTGTTCAGAGCTATTTCCACTATTGAAAACCGGTGGACTGGCGGATGTGGCTGGTGCGTTGCCCGGCGCGCAGATTGCGGCGGGGATGGATGCCCGTGTCATCCTGCCTGCCTTCCCCGATCTGAAAAAAGGCGTCGCCAATCTACAGGTCGTGCGTGAGCTGGATACCTTCGCCGGGCACGTCACGCTGCTGTTTGGCCATTTTAACGGCGTCGGCATTTATTTGATTGACGTGCCTGAGCTGTATGAACGCGCGGGCAGCCCTTATCACGACCCAGCGCTTTATGCGTATGCCGACAACTACCTGCGGTTTGCGTTGCTGGGGTGGATGGGATCTGAAATGGCATGCGGTTTGGATCGCTACTGGCGACCTGATGTTGTGCATGCCCATGACTGGCACGCGGGGCTGACCTGCGCCTACCTAGCGGCGCGCAACCGTCCGGCGAAATCGGTCTTTACCGTTCATAACCTGGCTTATCAGGGGCTGTTTGATGCTCGGCATATGCCGAATATCCACTTGCCGAGTGATTTCTTTCAGGTGTACGGTCTGGAGTTTTACGGCCAGATTTCCTACCTCAAGGCGGGGCTGTACTACGCTGACCATATTACGACCGTGAGCCCAACCTACGCGCACGAGATTACGCTACCGGCTTATGGCTACGGCATGGAAGGCTTGCTGAAAACGCGGGAAGAAGAAGGACGGCTGTCCGGCATTCTCAATGGCGTAGACGAAACAATTTGGAATCCGGCGCACGACCCGCTACTCACCAGCCATTACTCCCGAGATGCTTTAGCGGACAAAGCCGCAAACAAGCGGCATCTGCAAACAGCGATGGGCTTGAAGGTCGACGACAAAGCACCGGTTTTTGCTATTGTCAGCCGCTTGACCAGCCAGAAAGGGCTTGATATCGCGCTAAGCGCGGTGCCGGACCTGCTGGAACAGGGCGGACAACTGGTGGTGCTGGGCGCAGGGGATGCCGATTTACAGGAGGGCTTTCTGGCGGCGGCGGCGGAATATCACGGTCAGGTTGGGGTACAGATTGGCTATCACGAGTCCTTCTCACACCGCATTATTGGCGGCGCGGATGTCATCATGGTGCCGAGCCGATTTGAACCTTGCGGGTTAACGCAACTCTACGGCCTGAAATATGGCACGTTGCCGCTGGTGCGCCGAACCGGCGGGCTGGCGGATACGGTATCGGACTGTTCGCTGGAGAATCTGGCGGATGGGCTGGCAAGTGGGTTCGTCTTTAACGATTGCAGTGTGGGATCGCTATCCCGCGCAATTCGTCGTGTGTTTGTGTTGTGGTCCCGACCCACGCTATGGCGCTATGTGCAGCGCCAGGCGATGGCGATGGATTTTGGTTGGCAGGTTTCTGCTCAGGCTTATGGTGCGCTTTATCAACGCTTGTATACCCACTAG
- the glgC gene encoding glucose-1-phosphate adenylyltransferase, which translates to MVNNDKHDPLMLARQLPLKSVALILAGGRGTRLKGLTALRAKPAVHFGGKFRIIDFALSNCLNSGIRRIGVITQYQSHTLVQHIQRGWSFLNAEMNEFVDLLPAQQRHSTDHWYRGTADAVCQNLDIIRRYHAEYVVILAGDHIYKMDYSRMLIDHVEKGAECTVACLPVPLEEASAFGVMSVDKQHRILDFAEKPDNPTPMPDNPDMALASMGIYVFNADYLYQLLEADRNAPDSNHDFGQDLIPKIVSQRLAWAHPFNLSCVTSGEDEHQYWRDVGTLEAYWRANLDLASVTPELDVYDRHWPIRSAIESLPPAKFVQDRSGSHGMTMNSLVSGGCIVSGSVVTHSVLFPRVRVNSFCSIDSTVILPDVNVGRSCRLRRCVIDRACHLPEGMVIGENAEEDSRRFYRSEEGIVLVTRSMLEKL; encoded by the coding sequence ATGGTAAATAACGACAAGCATGACCCTCTGATGTTGGCAAGACAACTCCCTTTGAAATCCGTGGCATTAATTTTGGCTGGAGGTCGTGGAACGCGACTGAAAGGGCTGACGGCATTGCGTGCCAAGCCCGCTGTCCATTTTGGCGGCAAATTTCGCATTATTGATTTCGCGCTCTCTAACTGCCTGAATTCCGGTATTCGCCGCATTGGCGTGATTACGCAATATCAGTCGCATACGCTGGTGCAGCATATTCAACGCGGCTGGTCGTTTCTGAATGCGGAAATGAACGAATTTGTCGATTTGCTCCCTGCGCAGCAGCGCCATTCGACCGATCACTGGTATCGGGGAACGGCAGACGCGGTGTGTCAGAATCTTGACATTATTCGGCGCTATCATGCGGAGTATGTGGTGATCCTCGCCGGCGATCACATCTACAAGATGGACTACTCACGTATGCTCATCGATCACGTGGAGAAGGGCGCGGAGTGTACGGTCGCCTGCCTGCCCGTGCCGCTGGAAGAAGCCAGCGCCTTTGGCGTCATGAGCGTGGACAAACAGCATCGCATCCTCGATTTTGCCGAAAAGCCGGATAACCCAACGCCGATGCCAGATAACCCGGACATGGCGCTTGCGAGCATGGGGATCTATGTTTTTAATGCGGACTATCTTTATCAATTACTGGAAGCAGACCGTAACGCACCGGACTCTAATCACGATTTTGGGCAGGACCTGATCCCGAAGATTGTCTCGCAGCGTCTGGCCTGGGCGCACCCTTTCAACTTGTCTTGCGTCACGTCGGGTGAAGATGAACACCAATATTGGCGGGATGTTGGCACGCTGGAAGCCTACTGGCGCGCCAATCTCGATTTGGCGTCCGTTACGCCGGAGCTGGATGTGTACGATCGGCACTGGCCGATTCGTTCCGCGATTGAATCGCTGCCGCCCGCCAAATTTGTTCAAGACCGTTCCGGCAGTCACGGCATGACAATGAACTCGCTGGTATCTGGGGGCTGCATCGTCTCCGGTTCTGTTGTCACGCATTCCGTGCTGTTCCCGCGTGTGCGGGTGAATTCGTTTTGCAGTATCGATTCGACGGTGATCCTGCCGGATGTCAACGTGGGGCGCTCCTGTCGTTTACGCCGTTGTGTGATCGATCGCGCCTGCCACTTGCCGGAAGGCATGGTGATTGGTGAAAACGCGGAAGAGGATAGCCGCCGTTTTTACCGTTCGGAAGAGGGGATCGTGCTGGTCACGCGATCAATGTTGGAAAAGCTGTAA
- the glgX gene encoding glycogen debranching protein GlgX, whose translation MSELQTGKPTPLGASFDGHGVNFALFSADAERVELCVFDEHQQEQRIVLTARSGDIWHGYLPDAQPGLRYGFRVDGPFEPSQGLRFNPHKLLLDPCARQLDGWVVDDACLQGGIDQRDERDSAAIMAKCVVTAEDYDWKDDQHPQTPWHQTVIYEAHVRGLTQLHPDIPEDIRGSYAALGHPVMIDYLTSLGVTALELLPVQQHADEPQLQQLGLRNYWGYNVLLPFAVDNSLAAGDDALNEFRDAVKALHHAGIEVILDVVFNHSAELDVEGPTLCQRGIDNRSYYWLGEDGEYPNWTGCGNVLRLNHPAVMDWVIDCLRFWREVCHVDGFRFDLATVLGRTPDFTADAPLLSAMKNDSRLQGCKLIAEPWDIGHGGYQLGQFPTPFAEWSDRYRDDMRRFWLHGDISLGTFARRFAASSDIFQQRDRRPYASINKLTAHDGFTLRDLVSFNHKHNDANGEGNRDGTGSNFSNNHGTEGLEADDDVLQRRLVSQKALLTTLILSQGTPMLLAGDELGHSQQGNNNAYCQDNELTWLHWDNADRTLREFVAGLIQLRRTIPALQQATWWQEGDGAVQWLNREGQPLTPQQWEQGEHQLQILLSGRWLVLFNASLHAGAFILPEGHWQVSPPFDETNPPEGGVWHGHAQAVGVLIKQTA comes from the coding sequence ATGTCGGAATTGCAAACGGGCAAGCCGACGCCGCTGGGAGCCAGTTTTGATGGACATGGCGTGAATTTTGCCCTGTTTTCGGCGGATGCCGAGCGAGTCGAACTGTGTGTATTTGATGAACATCAGCAGGAACAACGCATCGTGCTGACTGCACGCAGCGGCGATATCTGGCATGGCTATCTCCCTGATGCACAGCCGGGGCTACGCTACGGTTTCCGGGTCGATGGGCCGTTCGAGCCGTCGCAGGGTTTGCGCTTCAATCCGCATAAACTGCTGTTGGATCCGTGCGCCCGCCAGCTTGATGGCTGGGTGGTGGATGACGCCTGTCTGCAAGGCGGGATTGACCAGCGAGATGAACGCGATAGCGCTGCCATCATGGCGAAGTGCGTCGTTACGGCTGAGGATTACGACTGGAAGGATGACCAGCATCCGCAAACGCCTTGGCATCAGACGGTGATTTATGAAGCGCACGTTCGTGGGCTGACGCAACTGCACCCCGATATTCCCGAAGACATTCGCGGTAGCTATGCGGCGTTAGGCCATCCGGTGATGATTGATTATCTGACGTCGTTGGGCGTGACGGCGCTGGAGTTGCTCCCAGTGCAGCAGCATGCGGATGAACCCCAGCTTCAGCAACTGGGGCTGCGTAATTACTGGGGCTATAACGTGCTGCTGCCGTTTGCTGTCGATAACAGCCTGGCCGCGGGTGACGACGCACTGAATGAATTTCGGGATGCGGTCAAAGCGCTGCATCACGCGGGCATCGAGGTCATTCTGGATGTGGTGTTTAACCACAGCGCCGAGCTGGACGTCGAAGGGCCCACGCTGTGCCAGCGAGGCATCGACAACCGTAGCTACTACTGGCTGGGTGAAGACGGCGAATACCCTAATTGGACTGGCTGTGGCAATGTGCTGCGCCTGAATCATCCGGCGGTGATGGATTGGGTGATCGACTGTCTACGCTTCTGGCGCGAGGTCTGCCACGTTGATGGTTTCCGCTTCGATCTGGCAACGGTGCTAGGACGTACCCCGGATTTTACCGCCGACGCGCCGCTGCTGTCTGCCATGAAAAATGATAGCCGTTTACAGGGCTGCAAGCTGATCGCCGAACCGTGGGACATTGGGCATGGTGGTTATCAGCTCGGTCAGTTCCCGACACCGTTTGCCGAGTGGAGCGACCGCTACCGTGACGACATGCGCCGCTTTTGGCTGCATGGTGACATTTCTCTTGGCACATTTGCCCGCCGTTTTGCTGCCTCCAGCGACATCTTCCAACAGCGCGACCGCCGACCTTACGCCTCCATCAACAAACTGACGGCCCATGACGGCTTTACGCTGCGCGATCTGGTGAGTTTCAACCACAAGCACAACGACGCCAACGGCGAGGGTAACCGCGACGGCACAGGTAGCAATTTCAGTAATAACCATGGCACGGAAGGGTTGGAAGCGGACGACGACGTTCTTCAACGCCGACTGGTCAGCCAGAAGGCGCTGCTGACGACGCTGATTCTGTCGCAGGGAACGCCAATGCTGCTGGCAGGTGATGAACTGGGACACAGTCAGCAGGGCAACAACAACGCCTACTGTCAGGACAATGAATTAACCTGGCTGCACTGGGACAATGCGGATCGCACCCTGCGTGAGTTTGTCGCCGGATTGATCCAGTTACGTCGCACGATTCCGGCATTACAGCAGGCAACGTGGTGGCAAGAAGGGGATGGCGCGGTGCAGTGGCTGAACCGAGAAGGGCAGCCTTTGACACCGCAACAGTGGGAGCAGGGGGAGCATCAGCTACAGATTTTACTTTCCGGTCGTTGGCTCGTGTTGTTTAACGCCAGCTTGCATGCCGGAGCATTCATTTTGCCAGAAGGCCACTGGCAGGTTTCACCGCCGTTTGATGAAACGAATCCGCCTGAGGGTGGAGTTTGGCACGGACACGCGCAGGCGGTAGGCGTCTTGATAAAACAGACTGCCTAA
- the glgB gene encoding 1,4-alpha-glucan branching enzyme, whose translation MPAFSEAINLLISGHYADPFSLLGMHHSSKGLEVRALLPDAQAVWVVDASNGRKIVELERVDGRGFFCGLVPRRKKVFHYQLAVTWREETWVIEDPYRFGPLLQDMDIWLLAEGTHLRPYERLGAHLETLDGVEGTRFAVWAPNAQRVSVVGQFNFWDGRRHPMRLRQENGIWELFLPDVKAGQLYKYEMLDSHGSVRLKADPYAFEAQMRPDTASLITPLPEKVPTSDARREANGLRSPISIYEVHLGSWRRHTDNNFWLSYQELANQLIDYVQYMGFTHVELMPINEHPFDGSWGYQPLGLYAPTRRFGTASEFRAFVDALHEADINVLLDWVPGHFPGDEYGLAQFDGTALYEYADPREGYHQDWNTLIYNYGRHEVRNYLAGNALFWMERYGIDGLRVDAVASMIYRDYSRSEGEWVPNYYGGKENLEAISFLRYTNHMLGHAAPAAITLAEESTDYPGVTLPPDCNGLGFHYKWNMGWMHDTLTYMQLDPVHRKYHHDLLTFGMLYAYSENFVLPLSHDEVVHGKRSLLDRMPGDVWQKFANLRAYYGFMWAYPGKKLLFMGGEFAQGREWNHDASLDWHLLDEAEGWHRGVQTLVRDLNHYYRQQPSLYQLDFQSQGFEWLVVDDRENSVFAFVRRDEQGNEVLVVSNFTPVPRYGYRIGINQPGGWREAMNTDSGYYNGSNLGNTGTIYSEEQASHQRQHSLVLTLPPLATLYLVKEA comes from the coding sequence ATGCCAGCGTTTTCTGAGGCGATTAATTTACTTATTTCCGGGCACTATGCCGACCCGTTTTCGCTGTTAGGTATGCATCATTCCTCCAAAGGTCTTGAAGTTCGGGCACTGCTGCCGGATGCGCAGGCAGTCTGGGTTGTGGATGCCAGCAATGGACGAAAAATCGTCGAGCTGGAACGTGTGGATGGTCGCGGTTTTTTTTGTGGTCTGGTGCCGCGTCGGAAAAAGGTTTTTCACTATCAATTAGCCGTGACCTGGCGCGAAGAAACCTGGGTGATTGAAGATCCCTACCGTTTTGGCCCGCTGTTGCAGGATATGGATATTTGGCTTTTGGCTGAAGGCACCCACCTGCGACCTTACGAGCGGTTAGGCGCACATCTGGAAACGCTGGACGGCGTTGAAGGCACGCGCTTTGCCGTCTGGGCACCGAATGCCCAGCGTGTTTCAGTCGTGGGGCAGTTCAACTTCTGGGATGGCCGACGTCACCCGATGCGGTTGCGACAGGAAAACGGTATTTGGGAACTGTTTCTGCCGGACGTGAAAGCGGGGCAGCTCTACAAATATGAGATGCTCGACAGCCACGGGAGCGTGCGGCTGAAGGCCGACCCGTATGCGTTTGAAGCGCAGATGCGCCCAGATACCGCATCGCTGATTACACCGCTGCCAGAGAAAGTCCCAACCAGCGACGCTCGGCGTGAGGCGAACGGCCTGCGTTCACCGATCTCCATTTATGAGGTTCACCTGGGTTCCTGGCGGCGGCATACGGATAACAATTTCTGGCTTAGCTATCAGGAACTGGCGAATCAACTGATTGATTATGTGCAGTACATGGGCTTCACGCATGTGGAACTGATGCCAATTAACGAACACCCGTTCGATGGTAGCTGGGGTTATCAACCGCTGGGGCTGTACGCGCCAACGCGCCGTTTCGGTACTGCGTCGGAGTTCAGAGCGTTTGTTGATGCGCTCCATGAGGCGGACATCAACGTTCTGCTGGACTGGGTGCCGGGACATTTTCCCGGCGACGAATACGGTTTGGCACAGTTTGACGGTACCGCGCTGTATGAATATGCCGATCCGCGCGAAGGTTACCATCAAGATTGGAACACGCTGATTTATAACTATGGTCGCCATGAAGTACGTAACTATCTGGCGGGTAACGCGCTGTTCTGGATGGAGCGCTATGGCATCGACGGCCTGAGGGTCGACGCTGTGGCTTCCATGATTTACCGCGACTACAGCCGCAGCGAAGGCGAATGGGTGCCGAACTATTACGGCGGTAAAGAGAACCTCGAAGCCATCTCGTTCCTACGCTACACCAACCACATGCTGGGTCATGCGGCTCCTGCGGCGATCACGCTGGCCGAAGAGTCCACCGATTATCCGGGCGTCACGCTGCCACCAGACTGCAACGGCTTAGGATTTCATTACAAGTGGAATATGGGCTGGATGCACGACACGCTGACCTATATGCAGCTCGATCCGGTTCACCGTAAATACCATCACGATTTGCTGACATTCGGCATGTTGTATGCCTATAGCGAGAATTTCGTGCTGCCGCTGTCTCACGATGAGGTGGTGCACGGCAAGCGCTCATTGCTGGATCGCATGCCTGGCGATGTCTGGCAGAAGTTTGCCAATTTACGCGCGTATTACGGCTTTATGTGGGCGTATCCCGGCAAGAAACTGCTATTTATGGGCGGCGAATTTGCGCAAGGGCGTGAATGGAACCACGATGCCAGTCTGGACTGGCATCTGCTAGATGAAGCGGAAGGCTGGCACCGTGGCGTGCAAACACTGGTGCGCGATCTCAACCACTACTATCGCCAGCAGCCGTCATTATATCAGCTAGATTTTCAGTCGCAGGGCTTTGAATGGCTGGTGGTGGACGACCGGGAAAACTCAGTCTTTGCCTTTGTTCGGCGTGATGAGCAAGGCAATGAAGTGCTGGTGGTCAGTAACTTCACGCCAGTGCCGCGCTATGGCTATCGAATCGGCATCAACCAGCCTGGCGGCTGGCGAGAAGCGATGAACACGGATTCTGGCTACTACAACGGCAGCAATTTGGGCAATACTGGGACGATTTACAGCGAGGAGCAGGCCAGCCACCAGCGCCAGCATTCTCTCGTTCTGACCCTTCCGCCGCTTGCCACGCTGTATCTGGTGAAGGAGGCGTAA